A portion of the Cryptomeria japonica chromosome 5, Sugi_1.0, whole genome shotgun sequence genome contains these proteins:
- the LOC131042672 gene encoding uncharacterized protein LOC131042672, with translation MRQMTSSPLDGRLDCEDMLYEEPEPEDSGTDWVVLRVGGQVFETSKQTLCAEQSMLAAWVLRHRNNDDENRENSRVLRIDRDGQRFRHVLNYLRNGTVWLQDVASLRELLEEAEYFCLSGLQGLCEEKIRNIEDADAAMCQRSVEALQDKILNSVGSFEKFRARCGSGEVYAVLRGRRLGCRDGEEPEFRLDVDF, from the coding sequence ATGAGGCAGATGACTTCTTCTCCTCTCGATGGACGGCTGGATTGTGAAGACATGCTGTACGAGGAACCTGAGCCGGAGGATTCAGGCACGGATTGGGTGGTGTTACGAGTAGGAGGTCAGGTGTTCGAGACCTCGAAACAGACGCTCTGCGCGGAACAGTCCATGCTGGCGGCCTGGGTGCTTCGCCACCGTAATAACGACGACGAGAATAGGGAGAATTCTCGCGTTCTGCGAATTGATAGGGACGGCCAACGCTTCAGGCACGTCTTGAATTATCTTCGTAACGGGACGGTTTGGCTTCAGGATGTGGCGTCGCTGCGAGAGCTTCTCGAGGAGGCGGAGTATTTCTGCCTTTCTGGTTTGCAGGGGCTTTGCGAGGAAAAGATCAGGAATATTGAGGATGCGGATGCAGCAATGTGCCAGAGGAGTGTTGAGGCTTTGCAGGACAAAATTCTTAATTCCGTTGGAAGCTTCGAGAAGTTTCGTGCTCGCTGCGGCAGTGGCGAGGTGTATGCCGTGTTGAGAGGGAGGCGGCTGGGCTGCAGAGACGGAGAGGAGCCGGAGTTTCGCCTCGATGTGGATTTCTAA